From Pseudomonas arsenicoxydans:
GGTGACGGTGCGCACCCTGCGGGTGGTCGGCGCGCAGGATGCCGATGAGGCCTTCGATCTGTTTGAGGACGAAAATTGCGGGGCCTTGCTCGATAACCAGTACGCCGACATTGGCGTCAGCCGCGCCCGAAACGAGTGGCAGATCGTGCTGGCGCAACCGGTTCTCGATAACCGCGTGGGTGATACGCGCGCGGCGAGCAAGGCCCTGTTGGCCGAGGTCAATGCCGCGCGAGCCAAGCCACGGATGTGCGGTGGCCAGCGCTTTGCCGCCGCCCGACCGCTGAGCTGGAACCCCGCACTCGGTGCCGCAGCGCAGGGGCACAGCAAGGCGATGGCTTACGGCAATTATTTTGCGCACCGCGATCCCGACGGTGACATGCCGGCTGATCGAGCAAGAGCGGCCGGCTACCGTGGCCGGCAAATCGGCGAAAACATCGCCGCCGGGCAGAGCTCTCCGGGCAAGGCCATGGCAGGCTGGCTGGCCAGCCCTGGGCATTGCGCCAACTTGATGAATCCGATGTTTACTCAGGTGGGCGCTGCGTATGCGGCGGATGCACGCAGCGATGAAGGGGTTTATTGGACGATGCTGTTTGGGGCGCCGTGAAACCAGAGTGATGGATGGCCGATCAACGCAACCAACGAGAAACAGCCGCCTGCGTGCCAGCGCATCCGCACTTAGCGTCGATGGCGCGCCAGGCGCTGCTGCCAGTTGCCGCCATTGGCGCGCTGGCATTGTTCTTCCGAATCAAAATGCACGTGGGCAGAAACCGGGCTGACAAGAACATCGGCGTCCTTTAACGCTATCGCCGTCAGCTCGACCATGCGTTCGCCCTGCCCGTTAACCAATGCCTGTTGCTTATTGGCTTGCGTATCGAACACCCAAATCACTCTCAGGCTTGAGGGAAAATCGCTGTAATCGACTTCGTGAGTCAACCACTCAAAGCCGACGACTTCAGCCTTGGCTGTTTCACAGGCCTCGGTCAGGGTGGCAACCAGAAGTCGTTCGATGTGTGCCTGTTCGCGTTTGCTTGAAGCCATGGGGAATCCTTGTGACCTTCGACAATGTGGACCGGACGCAATCATGCACGTGTTCTAACTATTAATGCGCCCTCAATACAGTACAGCCGCCGCATCACGCATGAAAATTTCGATGGTCTTGGGCCCGACGCCTTCGAACTCCGCCAAGCGTTTTTCGAACATTGTGCGGTTTTCACTGGCGCGCTGGATGTTGCCGATCTTCCCGGCGTATTCATCGTTGAGTTTGGCACTCAGCTTCAGCAATCGCTCGGCAGTGGTTTCGTCATACCGCACGTAGTGAGCTTCGCTCAACATGCCCACCAGTTGCCGATGCGTACAGTGCCCAAGCTTGAGCGCGGTATCCCGGGCGTGCTTCTCGACGATCACCCGATAGGCCTGCGCGGCAATTTCAGCCTGGATACGCTTGCCCATCAGAAAGCTGGCGATGAACCACTTGAACAAGGCGCCTTCGTCTTCTTTCTTCAAATCGATGCCCAGATCGCTGGCGCTGATTGTTTTGTTCATGCGGTTAACACCGGCTCACTCAAACAGGATTATCGAAATAGCACTCTCGGGCGTCGGCCGTTGCCGAGGTCAAGTTCATCAGCCGCTGCCGTTTTTCAGCGTTCGGTGATAGTCCTCCCCCGCTATCGCACGCAGATACGCCTGATCGGCCTCAATCCTGAGGTCGCGCCATTCTTGCCAGCTGACGATTCCCAAACGGTCCATTTCGTCAGACTGACGAATCAGTTGCTCGTGGTAGGCATCGGGGCATTCCATGCGCAGCCTTATGTCCTCAAGCGCGAGATGCCAGGCGTTCAGCGCACGAAGTTTTTGCTCTTGAGCGGCTGTCAGCTGATGGGTAAATGAGTGCATGGCAGCGCCCCGAGAGTTCTTTCAAAGTGGATCAATCCTCCATGAATCCGGTTCAGGTACACCGACCAAAGGCAGGCACACACCGAGTTCTGGCCGGATCTCTCACCCCCTTCAACCCGCACCTATAATCCAGATAAAAGCAGGTCCTCGCCGCGTCGCAGGTAAAAGACTCTGCCTATCGCGCCCCAATACTCCACCTATTAGCTGACTTCCCGAGTGGGGTCTAACCTGTATCCAGCGCTGGCAGAACACGCTGGCCGGTTTAGTGCTGATATGGAGACAGGAATGAGCCCGAAGCTTGACTAGGCCATCCGTGGGCCACCACCGCACAGGCAACTCGATTGCCGCTGTTCAGCATCCTCGTGTGGTCAAGACAATCAGTTGATCCAACGGCTGGCCCTGCAGCCTATGTCATGGATTTCGCTCGTCGCTATCTGACGCCCATCCCGGGCCGGATAGCCGGATGAACACGACCAAAGGTAGCTCGCACATGGCAAATGAATCGAAATGCCCGTTCAATCACGCCGCTGGCGGTGGTACGACGAACCGCGATTGGTGGCCGAACCAACTGAATCTGAAGATCCTGCACCAGCACTCGTCCCTGTCTGACCCCATGGACGAAGGCTTCGACTATGCACAAGAGTTCAAAACCCTGGATTTTGCGGCGGTCAAAAGAGACCTGACTGCGCTGATGACCGATTCCCAGGACTGGTGGCCCGCCGACTTCGGCCACTATGGACCGCTGTTCATTCGCATGGCCTGGCACGCCGCAGGCACCTACCGCACCGGTGACGGTCGAGGCGGCGCCGGCTCTGGCCAGCAGCGCTTTGCGCCGCTCAACAGCTGGCCGGATAACGTCAGCCTCGACAAGGCCCGCCGCCTGCTCTGGCCAATCAAGCAAAAGTACGGCCGGAAAATTTCCTGGGCTGACCTGATCGTCCTCACCGGTAACGTCGCGCTGGAGTCCATGGGCTTCAAGACTTTCGGTTTTTCCGGTGGCCGTCCCGACGTCTGGGAACCGGATGAAGACGTTTATTGGGGCTCGGAAAACAAATGGCTGGGGGGCGACGTGCGCTACGGCAAACACAAGGAACCCATGCAAGAGCCCGGCGAAGGCCCACTGGTTGCTGAGCCGGGGGAAAATGAGGAGAGCCGCACTGACCAGGGACGCAACCTGGAAACCCCGCTCGCGGCCGTGCAAATGGGCCTGATCTACGTCAACCCGGAAGGCCCGGAAGGCAACCCCGATCCGGTCGCTGCCGGCAAAGACATCCGCGAAACCTTTGCGCGCATGGCAATGAACGACGAAGAAACCGTGGCGCTGATCGCGGGCGGCCACGCCTTCGGCAAAACCCACGGCGCAGGACCTGCCGACAACGTCGGCGCCGAGCCCGAAGCCGCTGGCCTTGAACAACAAGGCTTTGGCTGGAAAAACAGCTTCGGCACCGGTAAAGGCCCGGACACCATCACCAGTGGCCTGGAAGTGACCTGGACCACCACGCCCACGAAATGGAGCAACAACTTCCTGGAAAACCTGTTCGGCTTCGAGTGGGAGCTGAGCAAAAGCCCGGCGGGGGCGAACCAGTGGGTGGCAAAAAACGGCGCCGGTGCCGGCATCATTCCGGATGCTCATGACCCGTCCAAACGCCGTAATCCGACCATGCTGACCACCGACCTGGCGCTGCGATTCGACCCGATCTACGAGCCGATTTCACGGCGCTTCCTGGCCAATCCGGATCAACTGACCGATGCCTTCGCCCGCGCCTGGTTCAAACTGATCCACCGCGACATGGGCCCCCTCTCACGCTACCTCGGACCGGAAATGCCGAACGAAGAGCTACTCTGGCAAGATCCGATTCCAGCGGTCGATCACGCCTTGATCAACGACAGTGATGCTGCCGCACTCAAGAGCAAAATCCTGGCCTCGGGCTTGAGCGTTTCGCAGCTGGTGTCAACGGCCTGGGCGGCGGCTTCTACCTTCCGTGGCTCCGACAAACGCGGGGGCGCCAACGGTGGTCGCCTGCGTCTGGCGCCACAGAAATTCTGGCAAGCCAACCAGCCTGAGCAACTGGCCAATGTGCTGGCCAAACTCGAGGGCATTCAGAGCGAATTCAACAACAGCGGCAAGAAAGTCTCGCTCGCGGATCTGATCGTGCTGGCCGGTAATGCTGGCATCGAACAAGCAGCGAAAAATGCCGGCCACAGTGTGACGGTGCCGTTTACCCCGGGACGGATGGACGCCTCGCAAGAGCAGACAGATGTCGAGTCGTTCAGCTTCCTGGAACCGGTCGCCGATGGCTTCCGCAACTTCCTCAAAACCCGCTACCGCGTACCGACCGAGCAGCTATTGATCGACAAGGCGCAACAGCTAACCCTGACCGCACCGCAAATGACCGCGCTAATCGGCGGCCTGCGTGTACTGAACACCAACGTCGGACAAACCCGACACGGTGTGTTCACACAACGGCCAGAGGCGTTGACCAACGACTTCTTCAAAAACCTGTTGGACATGAGCGTGGAATGGAAACCCGTGTCGCAGGACAACGAAGAGTTCGAAGGTCGTGACCGCAAAACCGGGGAAGTGAAATGGACCGGGACGCGTGTTGACCTGGTCTTTGGCTCGAACTCGCAGTTGCGGGCATTGGCTGAGGTCTATGCGACCAGTGACGCGCAGGAGAAATTCGTCAAAGACTTCGTGGCGGCGTGGACCAAGGTGATGAACCTGGATCGCTTCGACGTGAAGTGAGGCAATCCTGAACTTGTGAGGCCTTGAATGGGCCATCGCGACCCGGTGACACGGATCGCGGTGGCCTCATTCCTTTAAACGGCAAGACCAAAATCGGCGACACCTTCCTGCTATTTGCGCAAGCTTAATGCCCCGTGCCGCCCATGCACTCCGCCGTGCTGGCAAGCGCCATGCCTGCCTGCTGGACGAGTTTGCGCCACTCCTCGCCCGTAATGAGATCGGCGCGCTCCATGTCGTCCGCGGCCCTAAGTAACCTGAAGTACCTTTCCTCTGCACTGATGAAGTGTGCAGGCAGTGCAAACAGCTTGCTCCAGGCGGCCATGGCCAACCTTCTCTGTGCTTCTCTCATCGCCCCCCCCTGTATTCGTCTCAGGCAAATGGATACCTGCCAATCGAGACCGTTCAAACGGATGACGTTTTAGCCGACCAGTGGTGGCATTAAGCCACAAATGTCCGCGCAGCGCTGATCCGATGGCGTTGGCGAGATGAACGGTCGGAGAGCGCTTTACCTCAAGGGCACCGACCCGGCCCTTTCCTGCTTACTGTCCCCCTCTCCTGCGTTTTGTCGCCTTCCTGATGCAAATTCAATCTGGCGCTTGCACAACCTATATTATGGTATACCATCATACGCACAGACACCCCAAAACCTCATACGGAGCAGCTCATGAGTTTCGAAATTCGCAAGATCGTCAGCTATGTCGAAGAGACCTTCATCGAAGGCGGCAAGGCCACCGACAAGCCCGTCACCATGGTCGGCCTGGCCGTTGTCATGAAAAACCCATGGCTGGGTCGCGGCTTCGTCGAAGACCTGAAACCGGAAATCCGCGCCAACTGCTCTGACCTCGGTGCACTGATGGTTGAGCGTCTGGTCGGCATCATCGGTGGTGCCGAAAAAATCGAGGCCTACGGCAAGGCGGCCGTGGTCGGCGCCGATGGCGAGATCGAACACGCCTCGGCGGTCATCCATACCCTGCGCTTCGGCAACCATTACCGTGAAGCGGTCAAGGCCAAAAGCTACCTCAGCTTCACCAACAAGCGCGGCGGCCCGGGCACCTCGATCCAGATCCCGATGATGCACAAGGACGACGAAGGCCTGCGTTCGCACTACATCACCCTGGAAATGCAGATCGAAGATGCGCCGCGTGCCGATGAAATCGTGGTGGTCCTGGGTTGCGCCGATGGCGGCCGCCTGCACCCGCGTATCGGCAACCGTTACATCGATCTGGAAGAACTGGCTGCCGAGAAAGCTCAGTAATCACGGTCGGTCACAACAACAAAAAGGCATGCAGGAGCGCTCCATGATTCGGCTCACCGCTGAACGCACCCCGGCTGGCACCAGTTACCTGGCGACCGGCCAAGGCCAGCCCGTGGTATTGATCCACGGCGTGGGCCTGAACAAAGAAATGTGGGGCGGCCAGGTCGTTGGCCTGGCCACGAAATACCGCGTGATTGCCTACGACATGCTCGGCCACGGCGCCAGCCCGCGCCCGGAAAGCGGCACGCCGCTGCTCGGCTATGCCGATCAGTTGCTGGAGTTGCTCGACCACCTGCAACTGCCCAAGGTGACGGTGATCGGCTTTTCCATGGGCGGGTTGGTCGCGCGGGCGTTTGCCTTGCATTACCCGCAGCGCCTGCAAGGCTTGGTCGTGCTCAACAGCGTGTTCAATCGCAGTGCCGAACAACGTGCCGGCGTCATTGCCCGCACCGCACAGGCGGCAGAACACGGGCCGGATGCCAACGCCGAGGCCGCGCTGTCACGCTGGTTCAGCCGTGAATACCAGGCGGCCAACCCGGCACAGATCGCAGCCCTGCGTCAGACACTGGCCGGTAATGACCCCCAGGGTTACCTGACGACTTACGAACTGTTCGCCACCCAGGACATGTACCGCGCGGAGGATCTGGGCAGCATCCAGGTGCCGACGCTGGTCGCCACCGGCGAACTGGATCCGGGCTCGACGCCACAAATGGCCGAGCAACTGGCCGCACACATTCCGGGTGCAACCGTTGCCGTGCTCGCCGAGCAGCGGCATATGATGCCCGTAGAATCGCCGCGCCTGGTCAACCAGCTATTGCTGGAGTTTCTCGACAACGCGCACTCCCGACAAAACCAGATCAAGGGGATCGTTGCATGACACTCGCACGCTTCCAGATGTGCATCGGCGGTGAATGGGTCGATGCCCTCTCCGGCAAGACCTTCGAAAGCCTGAACCCGGCGCTGGCCGAGCCTTGGGCCGAACTGCCCGACGCCGACGAAGCCGACGTCGAGCGCGCCGTACAGGCGGCACAGACTGCTTTCGACAGCCCGGCATGGCGCGGTCTGACCGCCACGGCGCGGGGAAAATTGCTGCGCCGCCTCGGCGATCTGATTGCCGAAAACAAGGAACACCTGGCGCAGCTGGAAAGCCGCGACAACGGCAAGCTGATTCGCGAAACCCGTGGTCAGGTCAGTTACCTGCCGGAGTTTTTCCACTACACCGCAGGCCTGGCAGACAAGCTTGAGGGCGGCACCCTGCCGCTGGACAAGCCGGACCTGTTTGCCTACACCGTGCACGAAGCCATGGGCGTGGTCGCCGCGATCATTCCCTGGAACAGCCCGCTGTACCTGACCGCGATCAAACTGGCGCCCGCCCTGGCCGCCGGTAATACCATCGTGATCAAGCCGTCCGAGCACGCCTCGGCAACCATTCTCGAACTGGCCCGTCTGGCGCTGGAAGCCGGCATTCCACCGGGCGTGGTCAACGTCGTCACCGGTTACGGCCCGAGCACTGGCGCCGCCCTCACCCGCCATCCGCTGGTGCGCAAGATTGCCTTCACCGGCGGAGCGGCCACGGCGCGGCATGTGGTGCGTAGCAGCGCCGAGAACTTCGCCAAGCTGTCGCTGGAACTGGGCGGCAAGTCGCCGAACATCATCTTCGCCGACGCCGACCTCGACAGCGCAATCAACGGCGCCATTGCCGGGATCTACGCCGCGTCCGGTCAAAGCTGCGTCTCTGGCTCGCGCCTGTTGGTTCAGGATGAAATCTACGACGAGTTCGTCGAGCGTCTGGTGGAGCGTGCCAAACGCATCCGCATTGGCAACCCGCAGGAAGACAGCAGCGAAATGGGGCCGATGGCCACCGCGCAGCAACTGGCCGTGGTCGAAGGGCTAGTCGCCGATGCCATCGCCGAAGGTGCCCGTCTGCGCATGGGTGGCAAGCGTCCGCAGAATCTGGGCGAAGGCTGGTTCTATGAGCCGACCTTGTTCGAATGCGACCACAACTCGATGAAGATCATGCAGGAAGAAGTCTTCGGCCCTGTGGCGTCGGTGATTCGTTTCAAGGACGAAGCCGAGGCGCTGGCGATTGCCAACGACTCCCAGTTTGGTCTGGCTGCCGGTATCTGGACACGCGATCTGGGCCGTGCCCATCGCCTGGCCCGAGACGTGCGTTCCGGGATCATCTGGGTCAACACCTACCGCGCCGTATCGGCGATGGCGCCGATCGGTGGCTTCAAGAACAGCGGCTATGGACGCGAAAGCGGCATCGATTCGGTGCTGGCCTACACCGAGCTCAAGACGGTGTGGATCAACCTGTCCCAGGCGCCAATGCCTGATCCATTTGTGATGCGCTAGGAGATTTACGAAATGATCGAACCCGGCATCTACAAAGACGTCATGAGCTCGTTCCCTTCCGGGGTCACGGTGGTCACCACCCTGGACCCGGACGGCGGCATCGTCGGCATCACCGCCAGCGCTTTCAGTGCGCTGTCGATTGACCCGGCACTGGTGCTGTTCTGCCCCAACTATGCCTCGGACACGTACCCGATCCTGCGCGACAGCAAGCAGTTCGCGATTCACTTGCTGTCCGCCGACCAGACCGCCGAAGCCTATGCGTTCGCCAGCAAAGGCAAGGACAAGGCCAAACACATCGAATGGCACTTGAGCGAACTGGGTAATCCGCTGCTGGGCAAGGCCACGGCGATCATCGAGTGCGAACTGTGGCGCGAATACGATGGCGGAGATCACGCGATCATCGTCGGCGCGGTGAAGAATCTGATTCTGCCCGAGCAACCCGTCACGCCGATGATTTACCACAAAGGCAAGCTGGGCCCGCTGCCCGCGCTGGCCTGAACGGCATACTCAAACCCCTGCGGGAACGAACCTGCTCCCACAGGGGATTTGCGGCGAAAGGATGATGAAGATGAGCAACGAGAAGTATGAAAAAGGCCTGAAAATCCGCACTCAGGTGCTGGGCGAAGCCTATGTGAACCGTTCCATCGAGAACGCCGACGACTTCACCCGGCCACTGCAGGAAATGGTCACCGAGTACTGCTGGGGCCACGTCTGGGGCCGTGAGGGTTTGTCGCTTAAAGAACGCAGCATGATAAACTTGGCCATGATTTCGGCCCTCAATCGGCCTCACGAACTCAAGCTGCATGTACGCGGCGCCTTGCGTAACGGGCTGA
This genomic window contains:
- a CDS encoding flavin reductase family protein — protein: MIEPGIYKDVMSSFPSGVTVVTTLDPDGGIVGITASAFSALSIDPALVLFCPNYASDTYPILRDSKQFAIHLLSADQTAEAYAFASKGKDKAKHIEWHLSELGNPLLGKATAIIECELWREYDGGDHAIIVGAVKNLILPEQPVTPMIYHKGKLGPLPALA
- a CDS encoding carboxymuconolactone decarboxylase family protein, with amino-acid sequence MSNEKYEKGLKIRTQVLGEAYVNRSIENADDFTRPLQEMVTEYCWGHVWGREGLSLKERSMINLAMISALNRPHELKLHVRGALRNGLSREQIREILLQVGIYCGVPAAVDSFRLAREAFAEADAEASS
- a CDS encoding amino acid synthesis family protein, translated to MSFEIRKIVSYVEETFIEGGKATDKPVTMVGLAVVMKNPWLGRGFVEDLKPEIRANCSDLGALMVERLVGIIGGAEKIEAYGKAAVVGADGEIEHASAVIHTLRFGNHYREAVKAKSYLSFTNKRGGPGTSIQIPMMHKDDEGLRSHYITLEMQIEDAPRADEIVVVLGCADGGRLHPRIGNRYIDLEELAAEKAQ
- a CDS encoding alpha/beta fold hydrolase, which produces MIRLTAERTPAGTSYLATGQGQPVVLIHGVGLNKEMWGGQVVGLATKYRVIAYDMLGHGASPRPESGTPLLGYADQLLELLDHLQLPKVTVIGFSMGGLVARAFALHYPQRLQGLVVLNSVFNRSAEQRAGVIARTAQAAEHGPDANAEAALSRWFSREYQAANPAQIAALRQTLAGNDPQGYLTTYELFATQDMYRAEDLGSIQVPTLVATGELDPGSTPQMAEQLAAHIPGATVAVLAEQRHMMPVESPRLVNQLLLEFLDNAHSRQNQIKGIVA
- a CDS encoding DNA methylase codes for the protein MNKTISASDLGIDLKKEDEGALFKWFIASFLMGKRIQAEIAAQAYRVIVEKHARDTALKLGHCTHRQLVGMLSEAHYVRYDETTAERLLKLSAKLNDEYAGKIGNIQRASENRTMFEKRLAEFEGVGPKTIEIFMRDAAAVLY
- the katG gene encoding catalase/peroxidase HPI, producing MANESKCPFNHAAGGGTTNRDWWPNQLNLKILHQHSSLSDPMDEGFDYAQEFKTLDFAAVKRDLTALMTDSQDWWPADFGHYGPLFIRMAWHAAGTYRTGDGRGGAGSGQQRFAPLNSWPDNVSLDKARRLLWPIKQKYGRKISWADLIVLTGNVALESMGFKTFGFSGGRPDVWEPDEDVYWGSENKWLGGDVRYGKHKEPMQEPGEGPLVAEPGENEESRTDQGRNLETPLAAVQMGLIYVNPEGPEGNPDPVAAGKDIRETFARMAMNDEETVALIAGGHAFGKTHGAGPADNVGAEPEAAGLEQQGFGWKNSFGTGKGPDTITSGLEVTWTTTPTKWSNNFLENLFGFEWELSKSPAGANQWVAKNGAGAGIIPDAHDPSKRRNPTMLTTDLALRFDPIYEPISRRFLANPDQLTDAFARAWFKLIHRDMGPLSRYLGPEMPNEELLWQDPIPAVDHALINDSDAAALKSKILASGLSVSQLVSTAWAAASTFRGSDKRGGANGGRLRLAPQKFWQANQPEQLANVLAKLEGIQSEFNNSGKKVSLADLIVLAGNAGIEQAAKNAGHSVTVPFTPGRMDASQEQTDVESFSFLEPVADGFRNFLKTRYRVPTEQLLIDKAQQLTLTAPQMTALIGGLRVLNTNVGQTRHGVFTQRPEALTNDFFKNLLDMSVEWKPVSQDNEEFEGRDRKTGEVKWTGTRVDLVFGSNSQLRALAEVYATSDAQEKFVKDFVAAWTKVMNLDRFDVK
- a CDS encoding aldehyde dehydrogenase, which gives rise to MTLARFQMCIGGEWVDALSGKTFESLNPALAEPWAELPDADEADVERAVQAAQTAFDSPAWRGLTATARGKLLRRLGDLIAENKEHLAQLESRDNGKLIRETRGQVSYLPEFFHYTAGLADKLEGGTLPLDKPDLFAYTVHEAMGVVAAIIPWNSPLYLTAIKLAPALAAGNTIVIKPSEHASATILELARLALEAGIPPGVVNVVTGYGPSTGAALTRHPLVRKIAFTGGAATARHVVRSSAENFAKLSLELGGKSPNIIFADADLDSAINGAIAGIYAASGQSCVSGSRLLVQDEIYDEFVERLVERAKRIRIGNPQEDSSEMGPMATAQQLAVVEGLVADAIAEGARLRMGGKRPQNLGEGWFYEPTLFECDHNSMKIMQEEVFGPVASVIRFKDEAEALAIANDSQFGLAAGIWTRDLGRAHRLARDVRSGIIWVNTYRAVSAMAPIGGFKNSGYGRESGIDSVLAYTELKTVWINLSQAPMPDPFVMR
- a CDS encoding CAP domain-containing protein; translation: MRPTALALRFISLCFMPLIPLFASPAHASGERQLVEAINDYRAHPQRCDRRPAQRLSPLSLRQNLALPIGYGGGLRDRLKASGYAAVTVRTLRVVGAQDADEAFDLFEDENCGALLDNQYADIGVSRARNEWQIVLAQPVLDNRVGDTRAASKALLAEVNAARAKPRMCGGQRFAAARPLSWNPALGAAAQGHSKAMAYGNYFAHRDPDGDMPADRARAAGYRGRQIGENIAAGQSSPGKAMAGWLASPGHCANLMNPMFTQVGAAYAADARSDEGVYWTMLFGAP